The Deltaproteobacteria bacterium DNA window CGGCTCGTACGGCGTCGCCTCGATGGAAGGGAACGGGAGGACCGCGTCCGGGCCGAGATAGGCGGTCAGTTCCCGGGACGCCTCCTCCGCCTCCTTCTCGCCGGCGCACAGGTAAAGGAGCGTGCGGCCGAGGCGCTCGAAGAGACGGGCCGCGAGGAACGACCGCGCCCCGGCCGGAATCCGCATCCACTGGACGCAGGGGGAGGTCCCCCGCTTCGCCAGGGCGAGTGCGACGTGCTCGAAGGAGAGCCTGGGGAGGGTGTGGGGCATTCCGCGAAGGGAGGTCCGGGGGTCCCTGCGGGGAGTTACGCGGCGTCGCGGGGAACGGCGAGCATCGCGTCGAGCGCCGCCTTCGCACGGACCCGCACCGCTTCGGACACCGTGACGACGGGCGAAAGGGAGACGAGCGCGTCCCGCACGTCTTCGAGCGTGGTGAGCTTCATGTTCGGGCACAGGAGGGCGCGCGAGGCGATGTGGAACCGCTTCTCCGGGTTCTCCTTCCGGAGCCGGTAGAGGATCCCCATCTCCGTGCCGACGATGAACTCCTTCGCCGGGGAGCGCCGGCACCAGGCGTACATCCCCGCCGTGGAGAGGACCGCGTCCGCCATCGCCACCACCTCGGGCGGGCATTCGGGGTGGACGACGAGCACGGCGTCGGGGTGGGCCTCCTTCGCCTTCACCGTGGCGTCGACGGTCAGCCGCTCGTGGGTCGGGCAGTAGCCGTCCCACCACGTGAGCGGGCGGCCCGACACCTTCGCCACCCACTGCGCGAGGTTCCGGTCGGGGACCATGAAGATCTCCTTCCCCGCCGGGATCGACTTCACCACGTTCACCGCGTTGCCCGAGGTG harbors:
- the nadA gene encoding quinolinate synthase NadA, whose amino-acid sequence is MRKELPALKAEIRKLLSERNAILLAHNYQRDEVQEIADITGDSLGLSQEAAKTTADVIVFCGVHFMAESAAILSPGKTVLLPREDAGCPMADMITGPDLAAYREAHPGAIVVTYVNSSAEVKALSDVCCTSGNAVNVVKSIPAGKEIFMVPDRNLAQWVAKVSGRPLTWWDGYCPTHERLTVDATVKAKEAHPDAVLVVHPECPPEVVAMADAVLSTAGMYAWCRRSPAKEFIVGTEMGILYRLRKENPEKRFHIASRALLCPNMKLTTLEDVRDALVSLSPVVTVSEAVRVRAKAALDAMLAVPRDAA